The Carassius gibelio isolate Cgi1373 ecotype wild population from Czech Republic chromosome B5, carGib1.2-hapl.c, whole genome shotgun sequence genome segment aatagcaccgttttcaggtacagatattgcataatcaaatgtaaaatacttcaggtgaaaatataataaatatgtactgtagtgcacacatttagcaaaatactcctttcttatggctatttttcaatctcaactaacctgctatggtctttaaagggctttcttgaggtaaatgtaacattctgtgaaataattgttctcctgctgttttgactgaTAATTGATCGATATTATTTCTGAGGCATATATAAATTTCTgtaagttgtactgtatctttaaacagaaagtaacagatgatcggtttacttgaactgaggcgctaaaGCGATCTGTCACGACACATTCTCTGACGCCAAAATGGTATtgtctgaattttgtaataaaatagacAGAACTTGAAAGCTgagaattttaaatgcaatttatatagatcagtgagtggtggcatattacagctggaatatcctaaatttttgaaacaaaacaatgcagtagcCTACGTGTATCATTACATTTCTGTCTCACCTCAGCAGTCAAGTCCGCCCTGCTGACGTCTTCACTTAAGTCTTTTGCCttccagcaaataatttatttatcttgacacatttggtggcatctgcctcaagtgcttgtcgttttctctctctcaaccttCGGCCCCTCATTTACGcctagatattttattatttaacatattgaatttcgtCGCAGTTGTAATGGGCCGCTTTTCAAGGCTataacttgattctgattggccaatgagcagtgaacacgtcacgtctcgcagctcgcatcagcatcatgcgcacgggtcgttttatctgttctttatactgctttttgtaatgttttaaataaattattgtgactaacgtaaaaaaaaaaaaaaaaagcatcttgcgGCTTCATGAAAGAGACACGTAAGGCCGGAATTGGACTGTACAAAAATATACTTACGAATATATTTgcgataaataatgatttaaaaacaaaatacataacgcaccggcccaaccagaccgcggcccaccgggaatctccCGGTAGTCCCGATGGCCAGTACATGCCTGTCACTGATCCACTGGGATAGATGAAAGGCATCGATAATATTAAGAAACTCGTGTGATAAGGGGTTAGACAGACAGCAGACATGGATATTAAAGTCGCCCACGAATAGAAAGCGATCGTAATTTGTGGCAATATTGCCGATCAGTTCAGTGAAATTCTGTATAAAATCCTTAGTGCAGTGCGGAGGACGGTAAATCACCACTAGACATACAGGACCATTCCAGTCCAAGTGAAGAAACTGAGCTTCAAAGCTGGAAAAGGCCGTTCCAGGGACCAATCAGCAGCGTGCAGAGAGAGAGTTCTTTAAAATTGTTACTATGCCACCCCCGTGTCCACTCGGACGAGGAGAGTTAAAAAATGTGCAGTCATCAGGGATCAGATCAGAAAACTGAGTTAAATCACCAACCTTTATCCAGGATtccgtgataaaaaaaaaaatccaagttgTGAGCTAAGTAAAAGTCGTTTAGTAAGAAGGTCATATTCACCATTGAACAGGCATTTAATAATGCCACTTTTGGTGGAGAGATAATAACAGGAGATGAGGACGCTCTTTCCAGTGTTGAGATTTCTGTGAGTTACTCCCCGATGTCGAGAGCCGAGGCCGATTCGGTGGAGACCGGAACGAGAAACAGCACCATCTTGAAATCCCAAGTAAAGCATTTTAGAATTAAAGCAGTTCATAAAGTCACTACTGCTGTGATGTAggaaaatgtcaacacttgttgaggatttatttttcgttaatttagctgtattgaataaatacctggggtaaTGTTTgattcttctaaaagagaagaaaagtaatcggatctagcattttttaatgcttttctgtaggataggttacattcccgccaagcaatacgaaatacttctagttttgttttcctccagctgcactccatttttgggctcctctctttagggtgcgagtatgctcattataccatggtgtcatactggtttccttaaccttccttaagcgtaaaggagcaactgtatttaaaatgctataaaagagagagtccatagtttctgttacatcatcaagttgttttgaggttttggatatgctaaggaatttggatacatcaggaagattacttaaaaagcagtcttttgtggtagaagaaATGGTTCTTTCATACTTGtaaatcgcagtgtgaaaggggttcATGTGTCTTTTGTAATTcagaagaattatttttttaatgtttatttacccAATCATTTTGGATTAACATTGAATCTCTAATACTGTATTTAACTTCATGGCGTTAAAGATTCAACTATcttgtaaatatatattcttGTTATATAAAAATAAGCCTTTGTGCGTGCAATTGAATAACATGAGCTTTGAGCACCGTTTCTGCGCCTGATGCTGAGGGAAATAGAGTGCACTTTTTAAATGTCTTCCCTTGTCTCTCACTGTGGATTTagataaataaactaaataaatgagtTGATTAACTTGCATTGATTGAATTaatctcattatttatttaattaattaaattaaattaaattaaattaaattaaattaaattaaattaaattaaattaaattaaattaaatttaataaaatgtaattaatttgtattaatttttaatttaactgcTAGCTCAAACATTCACAGCAGAATCCTGGGAAATGTGTTTTGATTcttgatatttttttcataaaggtTTCTTAATTTAACAACAACATACATAGACAATCATAACCATAATAAAACCACAGacagcaaaataaatacataaataaattaaaacttcaAAAATCTATTCTATAATTGTCAGGGTTATagacctgtctgtgtgtgtttttgctctgtgtcccagtttctgtctcccgtTGATTGTGTTAATTTGACTCCAGGTGTGTCTAATTCTTCTACAATTATCCTGTGTTCAAAAGGCAGTATGAACATCATGTGCAGAGTGCCGTGGTCCAAGGACGGCCCTCAGGGAAATTTCACTGCCTTTGACACTGGCGAGAAAATGAATCTCTGTTCCCTGCAGGTTCCCCGGAGCTTATCACCAGTGCCACTCCTGACCCAGAGACCAGTCCACCATCTTCCCATGGTACGGAGCATTAACCCGATCCCACCGATGACAGAGAGATATTTCCCACCACGATCTGTGAGACTGAGCAAAGCAATGTGCCAGAGCCGGATTCAGAGCCCACCACAAGTGAGAAAGCGATGGACAGTGTGAGCACTGAGAGGAGCTCTACCCCCAGCATCGAGGCTGATGATGGCAGGGCGTTGGTGCCAAAACAAGGAGGGGGATCTAATAGACTGGGAATCTGATCTTGAGATCGAACTGCCCCATTTCCTCTCTTCATTGTTTTCACTGGTCCTGTCCAACCCTTCTTCATCCTTGGTtttctccagtgcctgctcctcgAAGGTACCTCCAGTGCCCACTCCTAAAACACTGCCCTCCAGCACCTCCTCTTTGAAAGCACTCTCCCTCCCACCCACTTCAGCCTCCTCCTTCCTCATTCAGTCGGTGACACCTTGGTCGGGCATTGACCCAACATCGCCTGTGGACTACTCTCCTCTGGCTAAGCACTGTCGCTTCATCCAACCAGCTCCATTGGGCTCCTTTCTCCTGccagctccaccttggtcctCAGTCACCTCAGGCTCCACTGTGGATCTCTAACATTTTGTACCAACTGTAAGCAGTTCCAGTTGCCTCTCAAACAGACTCTCTCCAGGTCCTAACACACACAATCACCaaactctgataaaaaaaaagttgcaagcATTGTATTCGGGATAGGGTTATGAGCCATCTGTGATTTCACTTGTGAGGCCACCTATTACCAATTCACATGCTTATTGTGTAATGTTTCAAAACAGTTTAATTTGGATATTCTATCATTTCACTTTTATTTAGCTTCTGTCCCAATTATTTTTGGCGTGTGTTGCAGTTATCAAAATCAAAATGTGTTTAtaactacaaaataaaaagaagttTACCAGTGACAATGCtgaaaaaatcttatttttaatttagtcagTTACATAAAGGTAACAGGGAATTAACAACACTCCCTGCACACTaaaatgtatgattattattattatggcttCTAAAAAACCAAAACAGGAATACTTATGTAAATTAGCAATACAtcaatgacattttaatgacatttaataCTTGGTAATATACCGTCTCAGATtcaaatgtaaccatggttccttgaCAGAACGAGGCACTGCATCGGGTTATGCTTTGGGAACGCTCTTCAGCATGACCAGCCCAGAAtaatgtgtgtaatcagtccaatggatgggcgagacgtcataggcgggtgacatcAGAAACCAGGAATCTTAAAAGCACATGCAGCAAATCCGGCATTTAGCCTCTGGGAATAAAGCAAGGCAGAGATGCCGGGAGTGTGGCACTGTgttgcagcgtctcgttcctttgAGTAACCatggttcttaaaaaaaaaaaaaaaagggaagttgttgcctaatggttagagagtcggactcgcaatcaaaaggttgtgagtttgagtcttgggccggcaggaactgtaggtgggggagtgcatgaacagtgctctctccatcctcaataccatgacttaggtgcccttgatcaATGCATTGAACCACCAACTGCTCcatgggtgccgcagcataaatggctgcccactgctctgggtgtgtgttcactgctctgtgtgtgtgcacttcggatgggttaaatgcagagcacgaattctgagtatgggtcaccatacttggctgaatgtcaggtcacttttttttgtactttttacatgtataacctgagacgttcctctTCTGGAACTCAAGCTGCATCTAAAGACGCTTTGGGAACGACAATGCCCATGCCACAACACTTTCAAATATCTAGTGTGGAGGAGCACGACTAAAGGAGCCATGAGCCTGACAAGTAATCGTGGTCATCCCAATCAATGGCCAAACTTCAAATGcagtgagtcttgacccccaagAGAGGGTAAATCAGAGGACTCAAGGCTTTGGCCTCCTGATCCActgcttagcataagcttcttctggctgGAGGCCTTAACCTCAGCACACagcggaggaaacatgtaacacTGCCTCTTCCCACTGCAAGGTCACAGAGAGGGGCGTGGTAGGCCTCAATGGCTGCcacatagaccttcagggtggagtgggtcaaccctatACAGTGAAAATCCTGCAAGAACTCCAGAACCGTACCAACCAGGCAGTTAACTGGGTTGAGTTGGCAGTCTCCGCACCAGGAGGTGAAAGGTTTCCACATTCAGGCGTACAGTTTCCTTGTGGAGGGAGCTCTGAATTGAAGAATGGTCTCAGCAATCTCAGTTGAAAGACTGTAAGATATGAGTTGTGCCTTCTCAGAGGCCACACCTACAGCATTCAAGCTCTGTGTGGGGGTGAGCCCTCTCCTGATGGGAACCTCCCATGGTGTGCtgtcaaagagagaaatcaagtCAGAGAACCATACTCAGCCCGACAAGAATGGGGCTACTAATCACAGAAGGAGTCAGTCCCAgtgcactctctccagaactcctgggagcagagaaatcaggggaaaggcatacagacgaaggctcggccacgtctgtaccaaGGTATTCAGCCCCAATGGACCTGGATGTGTCAGAGAGAGCCACTTCACAGACTGCGGGCAGGGTGgtcactcatgaccgcacccaaACCGGTGAGGAACACATCCGTTGCTAGCATTATGCAGTGATAAGGAGCTCCTTGCTCTGAGATGAACTTGCCTGTTTGCGTGCTGAACTTCAGTGCCCTAACTGAGCAGTTCAAAAGACACATATCTAAAataggacacaacacctcatccttcctcggaacagtgaagtaccaGCTGTAGGACCTGGACTCTGCTACATGAGAATGGCCTTGATGCCCGCCATCCTCAGAGAGTGTATACATCTGTTCCATTACAAGAGCATGCTCGGGGGCCAACCAGGGTGGGAAAGTCCCTGTTGAATTGAGGCAAAGGAGAACCAAACTAGAATCTGTGTAGTCTCACTACAGTTgtcagtagttttcacgctgcaaAATATTCCACTAAAGAAATCGGTTTATATAAACTGATCTCTGGTGTCATCAGAGCagttagctcggtgccctgaagcagcACACCGGCAGGAGACAGCCAAACTATCAGCTCTGGAAACTTCCATGGAGGTCGCGAGCCACTTAGCActgctacgtttccgggcggtaactgagagaagaaCTCGCTGGAGACCGCTGTGCCCTAGAACCCctggcagatcgatctcctgaggaGCACGGAGGAAAGACGGGCACTTTGTAATGCAGTTTACACCGCTCTTCCCAGAGGGGTctgccctccgaggtcctgagccACAGCATCAGGACTCTCAAAGCTGAAGTCTCCTATTAAAAACGACGTTCCTCAGACCACCATCAtctgctaggaagactagaccagagcctgctcaggGCAGAACCCAATGAAGCACACatggcaggggctcccacactgCCTTGTGACCTCCTAAATgaaccagtctcgcgagactggcctctggtgcgtCTGGAGCAGCTAGCTCTGTGCCCTGAAGCGGCGGACCGGAAGGGGacgaccgtactagctgctctagataCCTCCACAGAGGAAGCGAGCCTCTTAGTACTGCTATGTTCCTGggcagtaactgagagaagcaCTCGATGGAGACCGCTGTGCCCTGCAACACAgacagggttggcagatcgatctactgagggcactgaggagagacgggcactgtGTAATACGGTCTACACTGCTCTTCCACAGAGGGAACTAGCCCTCAAAAAGTCCTAGGGCTTAGGCATCAGGACATTTACGATGAAGACTATCCAGTGAGAATGACAGTCTGCAGAACCACCTTCCGCTAGAAGCCTTCGGCATGGGAGAGTCACTCTGATTCTAGACTCAGCTGAGTATGAGAAGTGACACCCCCAGCACAAAGGGCTGGAACGCGGTAGGTTTGTGACTGCTCCGTCCAGCAGCCCTTGCTGACCCCCTCAACTTCCTCAAAGGAAGAGTGGTAATCACTCAAGAAACTGCATCCAAAGAGCTCTGGTACTAgggaacacgggtggagataggatgAGCCTTCTCCAATCTGTctgccagatcatgtgcgatccCCGCAATCTATGTCACCACCATGCCTCAGCAGTAGCAGGACCACAACCGCAAGATTGCATGCACAGACACACCCCTTGAAGCGTGCCCAGCAAGAACGGAGCTCTTAACAGTGAGAAAAGCACAATCAGCCAGGCACAGTCAGGCAGAGAACTGCACCCTCTCACCGGGGGAAAAATCCTGCAATCTGGGCTTCCGAACCCCCAAGAGCGGGCACCAGATCTGATGGTTaaggaagaagatagggacttgcccaTCTACATTCCTTCCACCTGGATCCGAAAGCAAAACCTGTGAGCATAACCACCACTCTGCCTTGCAGACAACATACACACTGTGTGTGACCCTgcaccttttttttctttgtgggcAGGGAACACACAGCCTGGCTGCCTGCTCTCGTCCAAAACTTCTCTTTACTGAAGCATTGATGAAATGGCTTGAaccttaattaaacacacctgatctgAATCAGGGTTCAAATTAAACTGCAAAACTATAGCCCTATTCggatgggactagttttacagggggtcgttagagaaatctgcgtttcacagacgtacttggtgattttaatcccgtccgaatctgccacgtctgtgtttttctcacacaacctctgtgataattccagagaaaattacctaccgtttttcagcaaactcagtgatcctctaactaaactaatcccgtccgaatgcgaatgtctgtgattgccggtgatattttctCTCATAACGCgtgtccttgtgtgttttggccaacctGAATTACCGTAAATGCTCTTACCGCGCAGacgtttgatatatttgcttagcaaataaataataattaaaaaaattatacaaattataaaataagagCAAGATTGCCTAAACTGTTAATACctgctattgtaatatcagcatcaggtaagattactcacattaatttatgtactcagttacgaaatgttttaattacatttaataaaaaagaaaaaggaaaacaagttaaactaaaggaaccacacattaacatggttttgctatactagccatttagtattcattgtgtaataatactaaggcaatcattctgaatgaatgcaatgcacgcatacagagtgCGTGTTCTCTGTGATggccagatgcacaaatcagacactcccacctctgtaataaacacggagatactagtcctgtccgaattggtacatgaaaatcacagacttcaggtggtaagaatcgaaactcaaacatagtttagaaaactagtcccgtccgaatagtgcttatgTCTGTCAAGGAGCTGAGTTTGGTGCCACCATCCTAAATGATAAacttctcatgtcattccaaatatcAGAAAATATAATTCACTAACTTTGAGATGTCTCCTGTAGTCAGAGCGCTGATGATCCACTCTAGATCCAGAGTTTTAAAGGGAATGAGTATAAGACTTGTGGAGTTGTCTAAATCGGTGGCGCTCTCTGGATACATAAGGTGATGAGTAGTCTTATAGCCAACATCCTCTTCAAAACCCTGTGTTGGAGCCTGGTTCATTCTGTTAATAAACCAAAGTGCACACACTTTAACATAATGTTATAAAGTATTTCACAGttatgtgcatgtctgttataGTAGGACGGTGtggtatatttataattatatatttcagCTATATTGCAAGGTTGATTACTGCAAAATTCTGTTGATTATTTCCAAAATTTCTACATTAAAACTTGCTTGAATTTTCCTGCTCTGACCCACAATTAAAAGTGGGGTATACAGTAATTAGCACTTGGTGATtttgcaaaaaatacaaatttttacatttttaagtcaacttaaaaatgtaactacaacatgattcaagttactttttctttattaacccttTAGTTTTAAATTCTATTCCAAGTGTAGCACACATGAAATTGTCAAcatgatgtaaatgttaaacaaatcaattgtaaaatatgtttgaagAAAATATGCAAAAACTACAACTACATATTATGCATTATGTTTCCAGACcagtggcaaacagaaagctctgacgctgtatcagactgagtacagaagcgaaatgaaattgagcggaagtaggaagtctgacgtagtctgATTTTAAGCTTTAAGCTTTTACATGAGCTTGTCAGAGTAAAAAAGTTACTTGTCTGgggaaaaaagttgtttttttttggcacaaatgtaatatattctgaagcagtctcatcagtgctctatcaggtattattttattcaacatatatatatatatatatatatatatatatatatttttatatttgccataaattgattgctgttatactttttaactttataaagggaaatattttcctaaactgattaaatgtagatGTCTACATTTATGTTGAATTCTTACATGTGATCAATAGGCtacattaaattagaataatatgacattatggttgttattattaaaatgaaaacagtatcgacaaactccatctgtccaaatgcataaataatgttattagattaatgttttacttttttgacgtacaaaatatgtaatgttggaaaaatgcaatgatacttttaaatatgatattaaaccaacagtaggtggtgacaagtcactgtcttagtgagtgaatcattgattcaaccaatttgttcaaatggctgattcattcaacaaATGAAGCAAtttactgaatcattgactcgtttgaaaatgaataatttagtAACGAAAGACTTGTGTGTTG includes the following:
- the LOC127957433 gene encoding CMP-N-acetylneuraminate-beta-galactosamide-alpha-2,3-sialyltransferase 1-like, which translates into the protein MSRFTQRKIRTLTGLLCAMTFSMFVFSYTLREPSLYFFRSVLGLSGRTCSCQHCITHLDDENDSWFMERFNQSFHPLMSRKSSTLPDETYRWWQGLQAEESPSNLTIVLDRLFQLIPAEERYVDAHPDRCRSCSVVGNSGNLRETGYGSFIDSSDFVIRMNQAPTQGFEEDVGYKTTHHLMYPESATDLDNSTSLILIPFKTLDLEWIISALTTGDISKQIGEGSSYLHPCSLVPELFGCSFLSDYHSSFEEVEGGTAVSIECFSQLLPRNIAVLRGSLPLWRYLEQLVRSSPSGPPLQGTELAAPDAPEASLARLVHLGGDFSFESPDAVAQDLGGQTPLGRAV